The Cytophagia bacterium CHB2 DNA window CATTTATCGAAATGGAAAACCCGACTTTAGCCTGCTTCCACGCGTTTCCATTCTGCTCAATGAAACCGCGGTGCGCGAGCTAGGCCTCGAACCTCCGCTCGGCAAAGAACTGAATTATTCGGCGCTGCAAGGGACGGTCATCGGCGTGGTCAAAGATATGCACAACCGTTCTTTGCACCATCCCATCAAGCCCATGGTGATTCAATACTCCGAATACGCGGAACAGCTCGTCGTCGCTTATCAGCCTGGCCAGGAAGCGGAAGTGTTGGCGCATTTAAAAACGGCGTGGGAAAAGCTCGCCACCAAAAGCGAGTTTACGTATCTTTTTCTCAATGATCATCTCCGCCAGCTTTACACCGCCGAGGAAAAACTCATGCAGATGACGGCGTGGTTCGCCGGCCTAGCGATTGTACTTTCCTGCCTCGGCTTATTCGGCATGGCTGTGTTCAGCATCGAGCGGCGTACGAAAGAAATCGGCATTCGCAAAGTGCTCGGCGCTTCGGTGAGCGGCGTGGTTACAATGCTCTCAAGGGATTTCGTTAAACTCGTGCTGATCGCAAATCTGCTCGCGTGGCCGGTGGCGTGGTACGCGATGAACAAATGGCTGCAGGACTTTGCGTATCGCATCGAGCTTGGCTGGTTGACCTTCGCATTGGCAGGCGGAGTGGCGTTGCTCATTGCCCTGCTCACGGTGAGTGCGCAAGCCATTCGCGCCGCGCTGGCGAATCCGGCGGATGCGCTGCGGTATGAATGATTGCGGATTGAAAACTTCAATTCAACATCCGTAATCCACAATCCGTAATCCGAAATGGAGAAGCCATGTTTAGAAATTATCTCAAAATCGCGCTGCGCCAAGCCTTGAAGCACAAAAGCTATTCGCTGATCAACGTCCTCGGACTGGCTGCGGGCATCACCTGTTGCCTGCTGATTCTTCTTTATGTGCAGAACGAACTGGCGTTCGACGATTTTCACGGCAAGCGTGCGCGTATTTATCGCATCAATAAAATCGTGCACGAGGAAGGCGGCGAGGTGACACACACCGCAGAGATGCCCGGCAACTTCGCGCCGGCGCTGGTGCAGGATTATCCCGAAGTGGAAAGTGCCGTGCGCCTGCGGCCGTGGTGGGATGAGATGTTGGTGAGTTACGGCGAGAAAAAGCTGAAAATCAATCACGTTGTCTTTACCGATTCAACCTTCTTCGACATTTTCGATTTTGAACTGGTTGCCGGCGACCGCCGGCAGGTGTTGCGCGCGCCGCTGACGGCGGTTATCACGGAGGAAACGGCGCAACAATTTTTCGGCGAGGCTGATCCCATTGGACAAGTGTTGGTCGGTTTGTTCGACATGCCGCTGACCGTGACCGGCATCGCGAAGAAACCGCCGATGCGCTCGCATATTCAATTCAACATTTTGATCTCATGGTCGACTTCAACCAACTCGGCATATGCCGAACGCTTCAGTTGGATGAATCGTTGGATCACGCAAACCGCCTTCACGTATGCGCTGCTCGCGCCCGGGGCTGAACCGCAGGCGCTTGCAGCAAAATTTCCAGCGTTCATGCAAAAATACATGGCGCGCTGGGCCGATAAGTATTTCCCCTATTTGCAGCCTCTGGCGGACGTGCATCTCAAAGCGGCAAACATTCCGCTGCAATTTCAAATGAACAGCAATGCCGGCAATATTCAAACAGTTTATGTTTTGGCGATCATCGCGGTTTTGGTTTTGATCATCGCCTGCATCAACTATATGAATCTGGCCACGGCGCGGGCGGCGCGCCGCGCCGCGGAGATTGGATTGCGCAAAGCCGTGGGCGCTGAACAGCGCCAACTCATTTGGCAGTTTTTGGGAGAAGCATTTGCGCTCGCGCTGCTTGCGTTGATGCTCGCCGCGGTTCTGGTCGAATTGCTTCTGCCTGCGTTCAACCGTTTGACGCTGCGTGCGCTGGTGTTCGAACCTCTGGTCAATCCGGCGCTCCTGCTCGGCATGTTGGGCGTGGCGCTGTTTGTGGGATTGGCCGCGGGCAGTTATCCCGCATTTGTTTTGTCCTCTTTTCAACCCATTGCTGTGCTCAAGAACGGATATACAAGCCGCTGGCAGGGTGTGCGCTCGCGCAAGATGCTGGTGGTGACGCAATTTTGCTTTTCGATTTTTTTGATCATCGCCACGCTTGTCGTTTATCGGCAGCGCGATTTCATGCGCACAAAAAACTTGGGCTTTGAACGGGAGCAAGTCGTCATGCTGGCGATCCCAAGCTCGACCATTCGCACGCAGGCTCATGCTTTTAAAACTGAATTGTTGCGGCACCCCAATATCATCTCGGCGGCTTATGCCAGCGGTGGTCCGGGCATCGGCGCCATGGGCTTTGACATTTTGCCCGAAGGCCGGCCGCTGTCAGCGCGCTTCGCGGTTCCCACCGTCGGCGTGGATTTCGATTTTGCCAATACCCTCGGACTTGAAATTGCCAGCGGCCGCAATTTTAATACAACTTTTTCCACGGATTCTTCTGCGGTATTGATCAATGAGACGCTGGCAAGACAACTCGGCTGGGCGACGCCGATCGGAAAGCGCCTGGCCTTGGGCACGGATAACCCGCAGACGTTGACGGTGATTGGCGTGGTGAAAGATTTTCACATTCGCTCGGTGCATCAAAAAATCGAACCGGTGTTGCTGTACATCACTGACCGGCGCTTCAACCATCTCAGCGTCAAGCTGGCGGGAAACGATCTGCCTGAAACGCTGCAATATCTCGCGGCCACGTGGGCGCGTTTTGAGACGAGGCATCCGTTTGAGTACAAGTTTCTTGATCAAACCTTCGAACAATATTATTTGTCCGAAGAACGTTTGACGCAAACGCTGGGGGTTTTTGCCGTGCTCGCCATTGCCATTGCCTGTCTTGGCCTCTTTGGCCTTGCGGCTTATGTCGCCGAGCAGCGCACCAAAGAGATCGGCATACGCAAAGTCCTGGGCGCTTCGCTTGCGGGCATTGTCAGTTTGCTCTCGAAAGATTTTGTCAAATTGGTGTTGCTCGCGAATATGCTGGCGTGGCCGATTGGCTGGTACGCGATGAACAGGTGGCTGCAAAATTTTTCGTATCGCATCGAAATCGGTTGGGGGATTTTTGCTTTTGCTGGCGGATTGGCGGTGGTGATTGCACTGGCGACGGTGAGTACGCAAGCGATTAGAGCCGCGCTGGCGAATCCGGTGGAGGCACTGAGGTACGAATGATTGCGGATTGGGGATTTCGGATTGCGGAATAATATCCAGTCAGGCATCCGAAGCCTACAATCCCAAATCCGAAATGGAGATGCTATGTTCAAAAACTATCTCAAAATTGCCTTTAGAAATCTGCGCAAACACAAGGGCTATTCGGTCATCAACATTGCCGGCCTGGCGATCGGCATGGCGTGCTGCGCGCTCATCATGCTGTATGTGCAGCACGAATCGAGCTACGATCGCTTTCATCAACATGCTGATCGGCTTTATCGCGTCGCGCTGGACGCGGGCATCGGCGGGCGTTTTGTCAAATCCGCTACGACATCCGCGCCGATGGCCGCGACGCTGGTGCGCGAGCTTCCCGAAGTCGAAAACGCCGGACGCTTCTGGCCGGTGAATCGTGTGTTGGTGAGTCATGGCGAGAAGCGTTTTTATGAAGACAACCTGATCTATGCGGATGGCAGGGTCTTGAGCATGTTCAGCTTTCCGCTCGTGCAAGGCGAGGCGAACACCGCGCTGGCGGAGCCGAACAGCATCGTTATCACCGAAGCGATGGCTGAAAAATATTTCGGCAGTGAGCCAGCGCTCGGCAAAGTGCTACGCTACGATAATCGCGCCGATTACAAAGTCACCGGCGTGCTAAAAAATCCGCCGGCCAACTCGCATGTGCGCTTCGATATGCTGGTTTCGCTTAACTCGCGGCCGCAGAGCGAAAACCCGCGCTGGATTAGCAATTCATATTATACCTACGTTTTGTTGCGAGAAAGCGCTTCACCCGCCCAACTCGAAGCCAAATTCCCCGGCCTGGTCAGGAAATACGTGGCACCGCAGATCGAAGCTGTGCTCGGACAATCTTATGACCAAGCCATCGCCGCCGGCGCCAAGTGGGGATATTTTCTCGAAGCCGTTCCGGACATTTATCTCCATTCCCGCGTCGAGAATCAAATCGGTGCGACCAGCGACATCAATTATCTCTACATTCTTACCGCGATTGCGCTCTTCATTCTGCTGATCGCGGGCATCAACTTCATGAACCTGGCGACGGCGCGCTCCGCCAATCGCGCTAAAGAAGTAGGCATTCGCAAAGTGCTCGGCTCCGTGCGCTTGCAGCTCGTCAAGCAATTTCTCAGCGAATCCGTGTTGTTGGCGTTTCTGGCGCTGCTCATTGCGCTCTTGCTCATCGAGTTGCTGCTGCCGGTGTTCAATCGTCTTGCGGACAAGGAATTGCCAGTGTACGTTTTTGCCAATGCCGGCTTTGTAACGAGCCTCGCCATTGTCGCACTGATTACAGGTTTGCTCGCCGGCGTCTATCCTGCTTTGGTGCTTTCCTCTTTTCAACCGATCGCCGTGTTGAAGGGCAGCTTGAAAGCCGGCGCGAAAAGCCCGTGGTTGCGCAGCACGCTGGTGGTTTTGCAGTTTGCGATTTCCATCATTCTGCTCATCGGCACCGGTGTGGTTTTCAAACAGCTCGATTACATGCGCAACAAACGCCTCGGCTTCACCAAAGAACAAGTAGTGGTGCTGCCGATTGAAACCGCGACCGGCTTGCGCAATTATGAATCATTTCGTGAGCAGCTATTGCAGAATCCCAGTTTCGTAGATGTTGCGGCGGCGAGCGGCGTGCCTGGCCGCCTTGACAACGACACCGCCTTTCGGCCCGAAGGCGCGCCGGAAGAAGTGGTTTATCCGTTGCAAATTTTTCGGGGAAGCGTGGATTTGTTGAGTACGCTGGAGATTGAAATGGTTGCAGGACGCGCCTTTGCGCGCGAGTTCGTCAGCGACACCTCGGAAGCCTGCATCATCAACGAAACGGCAGCGCGGCTCATGGGCATGACGCCGGAAAGCGCCCTCGGCAAAACGCTTACAGAAATTGGCACGACGCCCGAGCAGAGCGACGTTCGCACCATCATTGGCGTGGTCAAGGATTTTCACATCGAATCGCTGCACCGGGAAATCAAGCCGCTGGTGATGAGCATCGTGCCGCATGAGTTTGCCAATGTCGTCGCGCGTATCCGCCCCGAAAATATTCCGTCGACCATCGCCTTTCTGCAAGATAAGTGGCAGGCGTTCGAACCGGGTTATCCCTTCCGCT harbors:
- a CDS encoding FtsX-like permease family protein — encoded protein: MFRNYLKIALRQALKHKSYSLINVLGLAAGITCCLLILLYVQNELAFDDFHGKRARIYRINKIVHEEGGEVTHTAEMPGNFAPALVQDYPEVESAVRLRPWWDEMLVSYGEKKLKINHVVFTDSTFFDIFDFELVAGDRRQVLRAPLTAVITEETAQQFFGEADPIGQVLVGLFDMPLTVTGIAKKPPMRSHIQFNILISWSTSTNSAYAERFSWMNRWITQTAFTYALLAPGAEPQALAAKFPAFMQKYMARWADKYFPYLQPLADVHLKAANIPLQFQMNSNAGNIQTVYVLAIIAVLVLIIACINYMNLATARAARRAAEIGLRKAVGAEQRQLIWQFLGEAFALALLALMLAAVLVELLLPAFNRLTLRALVFEPLVNPALLLGMLGVALFVGLAAGSYPAFVLSSFQPIAVLKNGYTSRWQGVRSRKMLVVTQFCFSIFLIIATLVVYRQRDFMRTKNLGFEREQVVMLAIPSSTIRTQAHAFKTELLRHPNIISAAYASGGPGIGAMGFDILPEGRPLSARFAVPTVGVDFDFANTLGLEIASGRNFNTTFSTDSSAVLINETLARQLGWATPIGKRLALGTDNPQTLTVIGVVKDFHIRSVHQKIEPVLLYITDRRFNHLSVKLAGNDLPETLQYLAATWARFETRHPFEYKFLDQTFEQYYLSEERLTQTLGVFAVLAIAIACLGLFGLAAYVAEQRTKEIGIRKVLGASLAGIVSLLSKDFVKLVLLANMLAWPIGWYAMNRWLQNFSYRIEIGWGIFAFAGGLAVVIALATVSTQAIRAALANPVEALRYE
- a CDS encoding FtsX-like permease family protein, which produces MFKNYLKIAFRNLRKHKGYSVINIAGLAIGMACCALIMLYVQHESSYDRFHQHADRLYRVALDAGIGGRFVKSATTSAPMAATLVRELPEVENAGRFWPVNRVLVSHGEKRFYEDNLIYADGRVLSMFSFPLVQGEANTALAEPNSIVITEAMAEKYFGSEPALGKVLRYDNRADYKVTGVLKNPPANSHVRFDMLVSLNSRPQSENPRWISNSYYTYVLLRESASPAQLEAKFPGLVRKYVAPQIEAVLGQSYDQAIAAGAKWGYFLEAVPDIYLHSRVENQIGATSDINYLYILTAIALFILLIAGINFMNLATARSANRAKEVGIRKVLGSVRLQLVKQFLSESVLLAFLALLIALLLIELLLPVFNRLADKELPVYVFANAGFVTSLAIVALITGLLAGVYPALVLSSFQPIAVLKGSLKAGAKSPWLRSTLVVLQFAISIILLIGTGVVFKQLDYMRNKRLGFTKEQVVVLPIETATGLRNYESFREQLLQNPSFVDVAAASGVPGRLDNDTAFRPEGAPEEVVYPLQIFRGSVDLLSTLEIEMVAGRAFAREFVSDTSEACIINETAARLMGMTPESALGKTLTEIGTTPEQSDVRTIIGVVKDFHIESLHREIKPLVMSIVPHEFANVVARIRPENIPSTIAFLQDKWQAFEPGYPFRYFFLDEDFGRLFRNEERQGRIFGGFTILAILIACLGLFGLASFIAEQRTKEIGVRKVLGASVQQIILLLSKDFTKLVTIAFALAAPVAYFAMNKWLQDFAYRTDLNPIIFVLAGVLALLIAWLTVSYQAIKAALTNPVEALRYE